The Cryptomeria japonica chromosome 6, Sugi_1.0, whole genome shotgun sequence genomic interval GACATTAAATCTTAAAAGGAGAAGAATAACAACCTCTCACACACAATATGTCCCATTGACTCCATTAATCCTAGTATATTTGATTCAATCAATCAGACATTAAGTAATTTAGTACTCGCAAAATTAACTTTTCCATGTTTTTGGCTAGGCCTATAAAATGGTTGCTTGATTTAACAGCTTGGAGTTTGTAATTTAAAGTCATACTTTATTGATAATGCAAGGGGTTAAATTGAGTAATTGAGATCTATTTCCTCGATCTTTTTATTACTTTTGTTGTCTCTAATGACTTATTTTAAGATGTTTTATGATTCTACATTAATCCGTTTGAATTCTTGAAATCTATTGCTTTCTTTTGTGAAATGTATTGATAATAtatgaaataaattgaatgatcGGGATTTACTTCCTCTCCTCCTACTACTATTGTCATCTCTAATgacttatttttatatgttttatgattttGTATTAATCCATTTGAATCCTTGAAATGTATAACTTTCTTTACATTCTGATGAAAGATCAAGAGTGTAATCCAAAACATTGATACAAACGAAATctcacataataaaatccaaaaaagaaAACAATAAATTTAATGAACTGTGGAAATCTAATCTCTCATATTCTTGAAATATGATTTTATACCCACTAATACTATGTTATAGCTACACCTAttcatcaaaagaataaaaaaACCAATGATAGTTAAATCCACATACAAATGGCCAAAAAAGCAAGAGTGGATGAGGAGAAGGAATTGCCGACTTTTGATTCCATGGGGGGCCAGGGCCACACCAATAAGAAAAAGGTAAACGCGAACCAGTAAAGAATTATAAAATGATACCAGTGGTAGAAAGATCCAAAAGCATGGGCttgatcatatcatcatcttccATATTCCTTCTAGATCAATACCTACTCTACAcatatttaattttcttaccatacGCATGGACACAAATCATCAACTGCTGACTCGCTACTGAGAACGACCTCTTTAACAAAACCTTTTAatattctaaaaaatcaaatctcgTCTCTAATAAGTTAagtcctctttctccttctcaacaCTATAGACCATGTACGGATCTGATTCCATTTATTTCTATGAGAATTTCACTTCAAATAGATCACTTTCTCATTCCTCCTTATAGGTTTTGATCACCAGATTTGGATTGCAGTGTACTGTGTTGGAGGCCACGTAATGGGTAATTGCATGCAACCCAAGGTACGACGAGAAACATGCAAGAAATTCATAAAAGTCATGGCAATGGATGGTAAAATGCTAGAATACAGGTCTCCTGTTGTGGGGGGAGATCTGGTGAGAGAGAGTGATTTTGAGGAGGATTGTATGGTTGTACACTCGAGGAATGATGGTCATGCTCTTCCCCAAGAAAATACACTCAAGGGTGGGGAACTTTATTATCTTGTTCCCTCACTCATGGAAGCTCATCACAGAGCTTTTTCAGCACAGAAAAATGGTATTTGCAGAGGCAAGAAAAGAGCAGGGGATGTGGAGAAGAGTTTTACACTCAAGATTGTAGTCTCAAGACAACAGCTGAAGAGTTTGCTTTTGGATAGCTGTGTGAAGGAAATCTTAGTGGAACAGCATGCTAGGAAACTTACTCAACAACAAGATTGTGTTTCAGGAAAAGCATGGAGGCCATGCTTGGACACAATTGCAGAGGAATATTGATTATGTAGAAGTTTGTAAGCAGTTGCTAATTATGTATTGTATTTAGTTGAATTCAATGTTGTATTTTTGGGCGTTCATCTTGTTTAGATGAAGATGCTGTTTTGAAAATTCACTAATACATgtcgattttgattttgatgtaatGACAAATCTTAGTATTTTGAATCGATTGCTCATGAGTTAAACACTTCTGATTTTAACATGTAGAAGTTTCAATATTTCTTGTTGATTCATTATCACTTTTTCTCATGGATGATCCAATCAAAAGCATACACATttttaaaaacaattttaaaaaatcaaGAGGAAAATCTGAAGTTAATTTATGATATGTTTGATTTTAATTGTATATATTTTCCAATCGATATTTCTTGATAGACTGAAAagctcatgtcaaaaattcatggTTCTTTATTGACTATTTGTTTTTAAAAAGGTAAGCCCACTTTATGTGTTTTACATCAATTTGTTGTGCTGGCCATTTAGCCGACCTTCAATTTGGCCATGAATATCTATTTATCTTAAATTTGCATTGAAAGGCTGACATTTTGTTTTGCTCCTATCCATACAGTCTACTTCCATTGAATTTGCGACACGTGTTGTCGCTACTTTCTTCGATTCAATAATTTTAAGGGAATCGGTCGCCACACATATTAATTGTAAGTTCAACTCCGGACACGCTATCACATCAATTCAAGTGTGGATGATTAGATAATGTATTCCGAAAAGAAATTAGagtctctatatatatatataattttaaatttttttaatgtttatttaaattaatcatATTAAATGTAAAGGGGTTAAGTatttaatttttgaaaaagaaaGTTGATGTAATAGAAAATCTAatctttttaattaaatgtgagttGATTTTATGATTATAGATAATTATACATCTAActttaatttaatataaaataaatttttacaATTTGATTCAATGAATTCTCCACTCTTTATTAATGATTAAGGATTAGATATGTAGTGGGAATTTCTACTTCTTGATTTACTAAAatgtatgctctttattgatgattaaggATTAACAATTATTTAAAACACCTTGAAAAATCACTATATCACAAAGGTCACAACTCACCTATATAGACAATAGGTGAGTAGGCAATGATCTAGATGATAATTATGACACAAAGTACTTGTTCTTTTAATCCTCCAATTCCAAATGTTCATAATTTTGATTGTTCAATGACTTTTTTTAATGATCAAATGATTTCTTAATGACATTTTAATGTGCAAATGAATTTCTTTATATACCAAGACATAAAAATTCTCACCTAAAAGTGTACCAACTTGACTCCCAATTTCCATGACAAAAGGGtaagatttgacaatttgaaatggATTTAAGGATGAATGTGAAAAGAAGACAAGGAACTTGAATTTACACAAAATTACTTTAATAGCACGTCTATACATCAAGGTTACCCTCAAAATAGAgacaaatatttatatattaattattaataatagtaATTGTCATAATTTAGTATAATTGAATAATTCATAATTATATGaacaataataatttatattatttaacaattaattttataattatatattaactataCCAAGAAGCATAACTTAATAGAAAGGGGATAATTATTTGATGTTACATATGACcatgaaagaaaatgttttttttttttttggaattatcATTTATTTTTAAGATGTAAATACATTGTACAACTCTAAATATTTATTAATGTCTATAAATGATACTATTTTACAATGTTTATAAATGATACTATCAGTGTAAAAGCTCATCACATGAAACATGACAAGTCTCTTGAGAAAACAAGACATTTGAAAATGATTGTAATTGCAAGCAATGGTTTAACCCTTATGTCTGTAACAGCTAGTGATACCAAGCATAGAAATTTGAAACATGATATGCTATCACAAACAACACAATATAAGGATCAGTTGCAAGAAGAGTCAGGCCTTCAGCTAGAGGTGGTAACCGAGGGTTTGAATGTTTCATCTTCTAATAATGCTCTTGTTCAGGAGATTCATAATGTTGATACTATTTCCTTCGCATCAGTGTATTCAGTACTGGTACTTGTTATTCTGCTAGTTATGTCTATGTGGCTGATGAATGTGACAGTGAATATCGATGAACATGTAGTTGATTGTATCAGCAAAGGTATCTCATATTTCTTTGTGTTTGTGATGGGTCAGATGTTCAAGCTTTCAGCAGGAAGGATAGATGATATTGGGCAAGTGGGGAGACATTTCCCTAGCTCAAATTGTA includes:
- the LOC131052797 gene encoding uncharacterized protein LOC131052797; translation: MGNCMQPKVRRETCKKFIKVMAMDGKMLEYRSPVVGGDLVRESDFEEDCMVVHSRNDGHALPQENTLKGGELYYLVPSLMEAHHRAFSAQKNGICRGKKRAGDVEKSFTLKIVVSRQQLKSLLLDSCVKEILVEQHARKLTQQQDCVSGKAWRPCLDTIAEEY